The following coding sequences are from one Mycoplasma mycoides subsp. capri window:
- a CDS encoding ABC transporter permease, with product MKNLYLMLKQGVKWILKFKLQLVVIVVLTFIASSILTISFTTNKRLSSAYDQVVNNQKSPKFDSTYQITVGSKAKPEKGDPLFIPIFDFVDKQYTGFKDEGYDNFNLAFNDIYKNKDLLIITTSSQEFKDAWAKKKEVFEYKENLDDIKQLSKEQEQFDFAINDAFFNTMAELLSKNDPAIKNTVIGRYTLSNPDWYKHFYNKEKNIKSNWSEFIKDKQRIENLKKSNPDDLKTYFYSYYAFESLSQYFFKTIQTFLQNKDSELAQQSNINKDNIHKYFYEFLFGKYFDNNKASYKEEYIANNNNLYTLTFDSTVSSNEFNKMNFLISSENKEQNSQDQNFFNELVRKGFKGILRPLQITYQNFGDQVDIKNVVQYSETQELRGFVSNSNIYSQNVKELPEIFKNNSFVDILAMNADPFANIGEKSVNFYTSKTNDLETTVASDFPITAAFLTHHKLTALANGYDLYIRPETIFNDPITKKTFRIVDITNKDFTNYIILDGQTPSSASEITISKQFAKANKIQIGDRLTLGNAKGLIVTGYAVDTYSFFPTSDPNVPLPKSDSGGLIYADFATINQILGDGNSATGNDQTSTFNFFLIKKNNSLNIKNVFFDHFSVANRIRDNILAKQKGTEIQTFYQEHEFSNSWYSLNWTLYQKIAFWYSLATFLTASLIALVSALAVFVGVIKSIQANSKQIGILKANGASSATISWSYVSYAVILVFIAIPLGWMAGTMLQVPFVAIFKDYFSFKTNVLIYDWLAPLISIIIFGVLIGVFSFLVALFHIKKPVLDIIKSSKKWSKPKITDWLHKRIFKKPRFATLLMLKLTESGKKPFSLLLVLVFVGTLFVSAGVAIPSVTKYAKDNYFKKVNYDNQYEIYNSLSNSPLGKDVFNFWNGHEQIDNTYKEIKDPSGTINYYENPNSYTLSNQNSSVLPQLIYKINTNKDNDSNNAEILTPYKSIIKEYLKTGVSNLYKNLLDWASYQISISNGKSISIGTIEQLYAYILNDADLNERFKNDIDKVKETNNVTQPLTQFVGELLKTIFKDKVQTTGEWKEKILNLILGYSPSFIKSYLTSESRRSQFSFGWQKQTIIPQKDQLATIFKPKSNNVETNYSILGLDKNQQTYKLSDKQKNQLFLSNNQVQKLYQIINNPYDKNQNNDIYLNNIKVYDHKTNTLTIPTIVNKNLNYKLNKFGDNIISNLSANNIQLSYKTRNNDFNVLPKQAWIYDDSDYLKTEYVNKHTKWEDQPIQIINNKNNSSSYGYEVVENDNEKYYYLNPYNLDVNKFTQRQVIDIWSNNSNNSLVAKQHENIVDESPLFGDFVVNNNGQITKSFIRPYYQLRNLLLFVPITNQVSWEDFALYASGWSESAEHGLDIKRVISDLDKTDDHTRNYKYPAIKKLNASLVPQSVKNGWQSVIKDLKSDTAYLAIRPYDFSIQQEKWANNHYEYFILDNNTKKILGVNPPSADKSIPNILLNSVPHFYRRAVGKRKSIPAILKLQDKNVSYVNKDLKIKLQKVDDIDIYGKAYALVDSDLANMLYGFDISRSTNYDYRPFDTSKIIKKGELFNTYKTTNWLKVNNKDPWKQAFINQKDTFSYSPHYYYNTIFSNSSEPLIITSSVSLISEQRLGIAILDLMNLSDYKAGIVDVDFTFETKQLLNQIAKTAIYIAIIIITAIMLCASLLIMLITDIYISQYKSFMIMLRSMGYTNTQVMFYTLGIATIFSLLISFITTIIVFSSTSIIDKVFSANGFSIPINVYWVSVVFCILLILVSFFTSLWVSTKRVRNAEPSTMLSEVDE from the coding sequence ATGAAGAATTTATATCTAATGTTAAAACAAGGGGTTAAATGAATTTTAAAATTTAAACTTCAATTAGTTGTAATTGTAGTTTTGACTTTCATTGCTTCAAGTATTTTAACAATTTCTTTTACTACTAATAAAAGATTAAGCTCAGCTTATGATCAAGTTGTTAATAACCAAAAATCGCCAAAATTTGACTCAACATATCAAATAACAGTTGGAAGTAAAGCCAAACCTGAAAAAGGAGATCCTTTATTTATTCCTATATTTGATTTTGTAGATAAGCAATATACTGGTTTTAAAGATGAAGGTTATGATAATTTTAATTTAGCTTTTAATGATATATACAAAAACAAAGACCTTTTAATAATAACAACAAGTTCACAAGAATTTAAAGATGCTTGAGCAAAGAAAAAAGAGGTTTTTGAGTACAAAGAAAATCTTGATGATATAAAACAATTATCTAAAGAACAAGAACAATTTGACTTTGCTATAAATGATGCATTTTTTAATACAATGGCTGAATTATTATCTAAGAATGATCCAGCTATTAAAAATACTGTAATTGGAAGATACACTTTATCTAATCCAGATTGATATAAACATTTTTATAATAAAGAAAAAAATATTAAAAGTAACTGATCAGAATTTATTAAAGATAAACAAAGAATTGAAAATTTAAAAAAATCTAATCCAGATGATTTAAAAACTTATTTTTATTCATATTATGCATTTGAGTCACTTTCTCAATATTTCTTTAAAACAATTCAAACATTTTTACAAAATAAAGATAGTGAATTAGCTCAACAATCAAATATTAATAAAGACAATATTCATAAATATTTTTATGAATTCTTATTTGGTAAATATTTTGATAATAACAAAGCTTCATATAAAGAAGAGTACATTGCAAATAATAATAATCTTTATACTTTAACTTTTGATTCAACAGTTTCAAGCAATGAATTTAACAAAATGAATTTTTTAATAAGTTCAGAAAATAAAGAACAAAATTCACAAGATCAAAACTTTTTTAATGAGTTAGTTAGAAAAGGATTTAAAGGAATTTTAAGACCACTTCAAATCACTTATCAAAATTTTGGTGATCAAGTTGATATAAAAAACGTTGTTCAATATAGTGAAACTCAAGAACTAAGAGGTTTTGTTTCAAATTCAAATATTTATTCTCAGAATGTAAAAGAACTACCTGAAATATTTAAAAATAATAGTTTTGTAGATATATTAGCTATGAATGCTGATCCGTTTGCAAACATTGGTGAAAAATCTGTTAATTTTTATACTAGTAAAACAAATGATCTTGAAACAACAGTTGCTTCAGATTTTCCAATCACAGCTGCATTTTTAACTCATCATAAACTGACTGCTTTAGCTAATGGTTATGATTTATACATTAGACCTGAAACTATATTTAATGACCCAATTACTAAAAAAACATTTAGAATTGTTGATATTACTAATAAAGACTTTACTAATTACATAATTTTAGATGGACAAACTCCAAGTAGTGCTAGTGAAATAACAATAAGTAAACAATTTGCAAAAGCTAATAAAATTCAAATTGGTGATCGTTTAACTTTAGGTAATGCTAAAGGATTAATTGTTACAGGTTATGCTGTTGATACATATTCATTTTTTCCAACTTCAGATCCAAATGTTCCTTTACCAAAATCTGATTCTGGTGGTTTAATATATGCTGACTTTGCAACTATTAATCAAATTTTAGGTGATGGAAATTCAGCAACAGGAAATGATCAAACTTCAACATTTAATTTCTTTTTAATTAAAAAAAATAATTCTTTAAATATTAAAAATGTCTTTTTTGATCATTTTTCAGTAGCAAATAGAATCAGAGATAATATTTTAGCTAAACAAAAAGGAACTGAAATTCAAACATTTTATCAAGAACATGAATTTAGTAACTCTTGATATTCTTTAAACTGAACTTTATATCAAAAAATTGCATTTTGATATTCATTAGCTACATTTCTAACGGCTAGTTTAATCGCTCTTGTTTCAGCATTAGCTGTATTTGTTGGAGTTATTAAATCAATTCAAGCAAACTCTAAACAAATCGGTATTTTAAAAGCAAATGGAGCTTCAAGTGCAACTATTTCATGATCATATGTTTCATATGCTGTGATTTTAGTTTTTATAGCAATACCTTTAGGTTGAATGGCTGGAACAATGTTACAAGTTCCATTTGTTGCTATTTTTAAAGATTATTTTAGTTTTAAGACAAATGTATTAATTTATGATTGATTAGCTCCTTTAATATCTATTATTATTTTTGGAGTTTTAATTGGAGTATTTTCATTTTTAGTTGCTTTATTTCATATTAAAAAACCAGTTCTAGATATTATAAAAAGTTCTAAGAAATGATCTAAACCAAAAATTACAGATTGATTACATAAACGTATTTTTAAAAAACCTAGATTTGCTACTTTATTAATGTTAAAACTAACTGAATCTGGTAAAAAACCATTTAGTTTGTTATTAGTATTAGTGTTTGTTGGAACTTTATTTGTTTCAGCTGGTGTAGCTATTCCTAGTGTTACTAAATATGCTAAAGATAATTACTTTAAAAAAGTTAATTATGATAATCAGTATGAAATTTATAATAGTTTATCAAATAGTCCATTAGGAAAAGATGTATTTAATTTTTGAAATGGTCATGAACAAATTGATAATACTTATAAAGAAATTAAAGATCCTAGTGGAACTATTAATTATTATGAAAATCCAAATAGTTATACTTTATCAAATCAAAACTCTTCAGTTCTACCTCAACTAATTTATAAAATTAATACTAATAAAGACAATGATTCTAATAATGCTGAAATCCTTACTCCATATAAATCAATTATTAAAGAATATTTAAAAACTGGAGTTTCTAATTTATATAAAAACTTATTAGATTGAGCTTCATATCAAATTAGTATTTCTAATGGTAAAAGTATTTCAATTGGTACAATAGAACAACTTTATGCTTATATTTTAAATGATGCTGATTTAAACGAACGTTTTAAAAATGACATAGATAAAGTTAAAGAAACTAATAATGTTACTCAACCTTTAACTCAGTTTGTTGGAGAACTTTTAAAGACTATTTTTAAAGATAAAGTGCAAACTACAGGTGAATGAAAAGAAAAAATTTTAAATTTAATTTTAGGTTATTCTCCTTCATTTATTAAATCTTATTTAACAAGTGAATCTAGAAGAAGTCAATTTTCTTTTGGTTGACAAAAACAAACTATAATTCCACAAAAAGATCAATTAGCAACTATTTTTAAACCTAAATCAAATAATGTTGAAACTAATTATAGTATTTTAGGATTAGATAAAAATCAACAAACTTATAAGTTAAGTGATAAACAAAAAAATCAGTTATTTTTATCAAATAATCAAGTTCAAAAACTTTATCAAATTATTAATAATCCTTATGATAAAAATCAAAACAATGATATTTATTTAAATAATATTAAAGTTTATGATCACAAAACAAATACTTTAACTATTCCAACCATTGTTAATAAAAACTTAAATTATAAATTAAATAAATTTGGTGATAATATCATTTCAAATTTATCTGCAAACAATATTCAATTATCATATAAAACAAGAAATAATGATTTTAATGTTTTACCAAAACAAGCTTGAATATATGATGATTCAGATTATTTAAAAACTGAATATGTAAATAAACATACTAAATGAGAAGATCAACCAATTCAAATTATTAATAATAAAAACAACAGTTCTTCTTATGGATATGAAGTGGTTGAAAATGATAATGAAAAATACTACTATTTAAATCCTTATAATTTAGATGTTAATAAATTTACTCAAAGACAAGTTATAGATATTTGATCTAATAATTCAAATAATTCTTTAGTTGCAAAACAACATGAAAATATTGTTGATGAGTCTCCTTTATTTGGTGATTTTGTAGTTAATAATAATGGACAAATTACAAAATCATTTATAAGACCATATTATCAATTAAGAAACTTATTATTATTTGTTCCAATAACTAATCAAGTTAGTTGAGAAGACTTTGCTTTATATGCAAGTGGATGAAGTGAAAGCGCAGAACACGGATTAGATATTAAAAGAGTTATTAGTGATTTAGATAAAACTGATGATCATACAAGAAACTATAAATATCCAGCTATTAAAAAACTAAATGCTAGTTTAGTTCCACAATCAGTTAAAAATGGTTGACAATCAGTAATTAAAGATCTTAAATCTGATACAGCTTATTTAGCTATTAGACCTTATGATTTTTCTATTCAACAAGAAAAATGAGCAAATAATCATTATGAGTATTTTATTTTAGATAATAATACTAAAAAAATTCTTGGAGTTAATCCACCTTCAGCTGATAAATCTATTCCAAATATTTTATTAAATTCAGTTCCTCATTTTTATAGAAGAGCTGTTGGAAAAAGAAAAAGTATTCCAGCAATTTTAAAACTACAAGATAAAAATGTTAGTTATGTAAATAAAGATTTAAAAATCAAATTACAAAAAGTTGATGATATTGATATTTATGGAAAAGCTTATGCTTTAGTTGATTCTGATTTAGCTAATATGTTGTATGGATTTGATATTAGTAGATCAACTAATTATGACTATCGCCCATTTGATACTTCTAAAATTATTAAAAAAGGTGAGTTATTTAATACTTATAAAACTACAAATTGATTAAAAGTAAATAATAAGGATCCTTGAAAACAAGCGTTTATTAATCAAAAAGACACGTTTAGTTATTCACCACATTATTATTACAATACTATATTTTCAAATTCTAGTGAGCCTTTAATTATTACTAGTTCAGTTTCATTAATTTCAGAACAAAGATTAGGAATTGCAATTTTAGATCTAATGAATCTAAGTGATTATAAAGCAGGTATAGTTGATGTTGATTTTACTTTTGAAACTAAACAACTATTAAATCAAATAGCTAAAACTGCTATTTATATAGCAATAATTATAATTACAGCCATTATGTTATGTGCTTCATTATTAATCATGCTAATAACTGATATTTATATTTCTCAATATAAATCATTTATGATAATGTTAAGATCAATGGGTTATACAAATACTCAAGTAATGTTTTACACACTTGGAATAGCTACTATATTTAGTTTATTAATTTCATTTATTACAACAATAATTGTCTTTAGTAGTACTTCAATAATTGATAAAGTCTTTTCAGCAAATGGCTTTTCAATTCCAATTAATGTATATTGAGTATCAGTAGTATTTTGTATTTTACTAATTTTAGTATCATTCTTTACTTCTTTATGAGTTTCAACAAAAAGAGTAAGAAATGCTGAACCAAGTACAATGCTAAGCGAAGTTGATGAATAA
- a CDS encoding BspA family leucine-rich repeat surface protein, whose product MKKLLAMLSISSSIFLITTGIILSSKDNYSSMETISLNVNYLKRHKITGGNKLEEIGYYKEGNLVRIEHIPYNVEIIACDLPREITSLKNAFVTRTNDIQWTVKWDTSNIVDMSGTFYNTREITDKSIQDWNTSKVTNMSEMFAYSKGFNLDLSSWDVSKVKTMEKMFLNAEKFNNGEKPLKWDNKLNEVTNMKKMFYNASSFNQNLNSWILKKNVKKDNFGLEESKQPMWKVEETTFSTTSSSADQPDNSSNISPRSDEIIEHNPTSNSESELNGMSPKDSENNNPTEDIKNEINNQPLNDENNNHSTTPITENETTETEKTTNDSSNDLKNDIYTIPSNQNTINSSNKKSSKTLAITMGVLGSATILGVGSGVSYYYRRDLKDFYLKTKNKIFKSK is encoded by the coding sequence ATGAAAAAGTTATTGGCTATGTTAAGTATTAGTAGTTCTATTTTTTTAATAACAACAGGAATAATCTTAAGTAGTAAAGATAATTATTCAAGTATGGAAACAATAAGTCTTAATGTTAATTATCTTAAAAGACATAAAATAACAGGAGGAAATAAATTAGAAGAAATAGGTTATTATAAAGAAGGTAATTTAGTTAGAATTGAACATATACCATATAATGTAGAAATCATTGCTTGTGATTTACCAAGAGAAATTACGAGTTTGAAAAACGCCTTTGTTACAAGAACAAATGATATACAGTGGACTGTTAAATGAGACACTAGTAATATTGTAGATATGAGTGGCACTTTTTATAATACAAGAGAAATTACAGATAAGAGTATTCAAGATTGAAACACTTCAAAAGTTACAAATATGAGTGAAATGTTTGCTTATTCAAAAGGATTTAACTTAGACTTATCAAGTTGGGATGTTTCTAAAGTAAAAACTATGGAAAAAATGTTTCTTAATGCTGAAAAATTTAATAATGGAGAAAAACCTTTAAAGTGGGACAACAAACTAAATGAAGTAACTAATATGAAAAAAATGTTTTATAATGCTTCTAGTTTTAACCAAAATTTAAATAGTTGAATATTAAAAAAGAATGTAAAAAAAGATAATTTTGGATTAGAAGAATCTAAACAACCTATGTGAAAGGTAGAAGAAACAACATTTTCTACAACTAGTTCTTCTGCTGATCAACCTGATAATTCATCTAACATTTCGCCAAGAAGCGATGAAATAATAGAACATAATCCAACATCAAATTCTGAATCCGAATTAAATGGTATGTCACCTAAAGATAGCGAGAATAATAATCCAACTGAAGATATTAAAAATGAAATAAATAACCAACCTTTAAATGATGAAAATAATAATCATTCTACAACACCTATAACTGAAAATGAAACTACAGAAACTGAAAAAACCACTAATGATAGTTCAAATGATTTAAAAAATGATATTTATACAATTCCATCTAATCAAAATACTATAAATTCTTCTAATAAGAAATCATCTAAAACATTAGCTATAACAATGGGTGTTTTAGGTTCTGCTACAATTTTAGGAGTAGGTTCTGGAGTTAGCTATTATTATCGTAGAGACTTAAAAGATTTTTATTTGAAAACTAAAAATAAGATATTTAAATCTAAATAA
- a CDS encoding ATP-binding protein, translating to MMKINNDNYIPRIMDKIIQKYLKIAGAICVEGPKWCGKTWTSRQNSNSEFLVGSAANAFSNRQLAILNPEYVLKGEFPRMIDEWQEVPSLWDATREEVDKYSKNGLFILTGSSTPTHKGVLHSGAGRIVRLRMNTMTLFESGDSTGILSLKDLLLDDIKTEYVDELDFKKLAYLIVRGGWPKNIKTSFDDCEVLPRSYIDSILESKLLDENDNAYNSNYIKLILKSLARNVSTTVSERSIINDISQNEVDSISRPTLSKYLDFLNNMFLFSNLEPYSLNPRSSLRVKRQEKRYFCDPSLACALLDLTPNKIMSDLNLYGLLFEGLVIRDLKVYAQANDAKVYHYQDYLDNELDAVIEFKNGEWCAIEIKLGLNQVEQAAKQLNKAIDAITRSKNKPPINKCIIVGFGNLVYKRKEDGIIVIPINALKD from the coding sequence ATGATGAAAATAAACAATGATAATTATATTCCTAGAATAATGGATAAAATTATACAAAAATATCTTAAAATAGCAGGTGCAATTTGCGTTGAAGGGCCTAAGTGATGCGGTAAAACATGAACATCGAGACAAAACTCAAATAGTGAATTTCTTGTTGGTAGTGCAGCTAATGCTTTTTCTAATAGACAATTAGCTATTCTTAATCCTGAATATGTGTTAAAAGGAGAGTTCCCAAGAATGATAGATGAATGACAAGAAGTTCCTAGTTTATGAGATGCTACAAGAGAAGAAGTAGATAAATATAGTAAAAATGGCCTTTTCATTTTAACTGGCTCATCAACTCCAACCCATAAAGGTGTATTACATAGCGGAGCTGGAAGAATTGTAAGACTTAGAATGAACACCATGACATTATTTGAGTCGGGAGATTCTACTGGCATACTATCTCTTAAAGATCTTTTATTAGATGATATTAAAACTGAATATGTTGATGAATTAGATTTTAAGAAATTAGCTTATCTTATTGTTAGAGGTGGATGACCTAAAAATATAAAAACTAGTTTTGATGATTGTGAAGTGTTACCAAGGTCATATATTGACTCTATTTTAGAAAGTAAATTATTAGATGAAAATGATAATGCATACAATTCAAACTATATTAAATTGATTTTAAAATCCTTAGCAAGAAATGTATCTACTACTGTTAGTGAGCGTTCAATAATTAATGATATTTCTCAAAATGAAGTTGATTCAATTTCACGTCCTACTTTATCTAAATATTTGGATTTTTTAAATAATATGTTCTTATTTAGCAATTTAGAACCTTACTCTTTAAATCCAAGATCTTCTTTAAGAGTAAAACGACAAGAAAAAAGATACTTTTGTGACCCATCTTTAGCTTGTGCTTTATTAGATTTAACACCTAATAAAATAATGAGTGATTTGAATTTATATGGTTTATTATTTGAAGGATTAGTGATAAGAGATTTAAAAGTTTATGCTCAAGCAAATGATGCTAAAGTTTATCATTATCAAGATTATTTAGATAATGAATTAGATGCTGTCATTGAATTTAAAAATGGTGAATGATGTGCTATTGAAATAAAATTGGGACTTAATCAAGTAGAACAAGCAGCAAAGCAATTAAACAAAGCAATTGATGCTATAACTAGAAGTAAAAATAAACCACCTATTAATAAATGTATAATAGTTGGATTTGGTAATTTAGTATATAAAAGAAAAGAAGATGGAATTATTGTAATTCCAATCAATGCATTAAAAGATTAA
- a CDS encoding 2-hydroxyacid dehydrogenase, with protein sequence MKVIFFGVRDSEVQFFEKLKNKYNYELTLAQGVLTLDRIDLIKDHNCVIVRGADKLDKTLLQAIKDQGVEYVFTRTVGFDHIDIPTGHELGFKMARVASYSPTAIAELAFSLAHSLSRKSAYWAYQSVNKNFKMDQYGFSKELKNSVVGIIGTGRIGYEAAKMFKAFGCEVLGYDIKPNSNFEDVIKYVDLDYALANADILSFHMPYIKGQNDKLINKELISKMKDGAILINTSRGQIQDEQAILDAIKSNKLAGAGLDVWNTEKDYLFKTLDSIDDPVIKGLLDLYPKVLLTPHIGSYTDEAASNMIEYSLDNLNEYLTTGDCKNKL encoded by the coding sequence ATGAAAGTTATATTTTTTGGGGTAAGAGATTCAGAGGTTCAATTTTTTGAAAAACTAAAAAATAAATACAACTATGAATTAACATTAGCTCAAGGGGTTTTAACACTAGATAGAATTGATCTAATTAAAGATCATAATTGTGTTATTGTTAGAGGTGCTGATAAATTAGATAAAACTTTATTACAAGCTATTAAAGATCAAGGTGTTGAATATGTCTTTACTAGAACAGTTGGATTTGATCACATTGATATTCCAACAGGACACGAACTTGGATTTAAAATGGCTAGAGTAGCTTCTTATTCACCAACTGCTATTGCTGAATTGGCATTTAGTTTAGCTCATAGTTTATCTAGAAAATCAGCTTATTGAGCATATCAATCAGTTAATAAAAACTTTAAGATGGATCAATATGGATTTTCTAAAGAATTAAAAAATAGTGTTGTTGGTATTATTGGAACTGGACGTATTGGTTATGAAGCAGCTAAAATGTTTAAAGCTTTTGGTTGTGAAGTTTTAGGTTATGATATTAAACCAAATAGTAATTTTGAAGATGTAATTAAATATGTTGATTTAGATTATGCGTTAGCTAATGCTGATATTTTAAGTTTTCATATGCCTTATATTAAAGGGCAAAACGATAAACTGATCAATAAAGAATTGATTAGTAAAATGAAAGATGGAGCTATTTTAATTAATACTTCACGTGGTCAAATCCAAGATGAACAAGCTATTTTAGATGCTATTAAATCTAATAAATTAGCTGGAGCTGGATTAGATGTTTGAAATACAGAAAAAGATTATTTATTTAAAACTTTAGATAGTATAGATGATCCAGTTATTAAAGGATTATTAGATTTATATCCAAAAGTTTTATTAACACCACACATTGGTTCATATACAGATGAAGCAGCCTCAAATATGATCGAATACTCATTAGATAATTTAAATGAATATTTAACAACTGGGGATTGCAAAAATAAATTATAG
- a CDS encoding AEC family transporter — MNGVKEAFIQTMTNQKLWGAIVATIVTILLSYGLTKANILKKEWKAGLVKVVMTIAVPALVLTGFMKTANIQQLKEQGVVLGVSFAFYILLNLIAFLWSKFAPNFAKKSAEMIQDNKALNSDGSMSQSRALIMWMMIIFGSTTFFGFPIIQAIYPNSGFVAANIWNIAYRVFSYSFCFMMISGVKWSKKNFKDAMKKTFVNPIVICTFLGLILWLTTLIPGQSFGENFKTVEKGGVAWFEFGKTLPIIHTPLQKLGALAAPITWIAIGITLASSDIKKAVKDKWVWIFSIQKLVLLPLFVFLIFLALNKTGVVSKEVAVSMVILAATPPATVVVLYAIQYKMRDEFAAQCSTLTTLLAVIMLPLWVVISSIAFI; from the coding sequence ATGAACGGGGTTAAAGAAGCTTTTATTCAGACCATGACTAATCAAAAATTATGAGGAGCAATTGTTGCTACAATAGTTACTATTTTATTAAGTTATGGCTTAACAAAAGCAAACATATTAAAAAAGGAATGAAAAGCAGGATTAGTTAAAGTAGTTATGACAATTGCAGTTCCAGCACTTGTTTTAACTGGATTTATGAAAACTGCAAACATTCAACAATTAAAAGAACAAGGTGTTGTTTTAGGAGTTTCATTTGCATTTTATATTCTTTTAAATCTTATTGCATTTTTATGAAGTAAATTTGCACCAAATTTTGCTAAAAAATCAGCAGAAATGATTCAAGATAATAAAGCATTAAATTCTGATGGTTCAATGAGTCAAAGTCGTGCTTTAATTATGTGAATGATGATTATTTTTGGTTCAACTACATTTTTTGGATTTCCAATTATCCAAGCTATTTATCCAAATTCTGGGTTCGTAGCTGCTAACATTTGAAATATTGCTTATAGAGTATTTTCATATTCATTTTGCTTTATGATGATTTCAGGTGTTAAATGATCAAAGAAAAACTTTAAAGATGCTATGAAAAAGACATTTGTTAATCCTATAGTTATTTGTACTTTTTTAGGATTAATCTTATGATTAACAACTTTAATTCCAGGTCAAAGTTTTGGAGAAAACTTTAAAACAGTTGAAAAAGGTGGTGTTGCTTGATTTGAGTTTGGTAAAACTTTACCAATAATTCATACACCACTTCAAAAACTAGGTGCCTTAGCAGCCCCTATTACTTGAATTGCGATTGGTATTACTTTAGCAAGTTCTGATATTAAAAAAGCAGTTAAAGATAAATGAGTATGAATATTTAGTATTCAAAAACTAGTTTTATTACCTTTATTTGTATTTTTAATTTTCTTAGCATTAAACAAAACTGGAGTAGTTTCAAAAGAAGTAGCAGTTTCAATGGTAATACTTGCTGCAACTCCACCAGCAACAGTTGTAGTATTATATGCTATTCAATATAAAATGCGTGATGAATTTGCAGCTCAATGTTCAACACTAACAACTTTATTAGCAGTTATAATGTTACCTTTATGAGTTGTAATTAGTAGTATAGCTTTTATATAA